CCCGATCGCCACGATTCCTTCTTTGCCAAAACAGACTTTACAGTTCCCGGACGGCTCTACCTGGGCGTTGCTGCCCAGGGACGCAGCCTCAAAGTTGTTTTGCTCAGAACCTATCTGGCGCTCATGTCAGCCGCCTACAAGCAATACGAAGAACAGGGCGGCAAACGGAACAAGGAGAACCCGGCTGACCCCTATATGACCCTGATGGGATACTTCAACTCCTTACGCGAACTGGGAGGAAGCCGTCGAATTGTTGAAGACGAGGTCGTCGCTCAACTGGCGAACTACGGCGATCGCCTACGGCCCGGTGAGCTCGTGGGACCATTTCTCAATCGGAAAATTGACGACGAGCCTGAAGAACTCACCTCGCGGGTCAGCACCAACAAAGTTGCCAATACCAAGCGTCGATTAGCCCTGCCATTTCACGAAAAAGAGCGAGTCGATGTGGCGCTGGCCACCAACATGATTTCCGTTGGTCTGGATATTGTGCGGTTAGGCTTAATGGTTGTTCTGGGACAACCCAAAACAGCCGCAGAATATATTCAGGCCACCAGTCGGGTGGGTCGAGATCCCAAGCGTCCTGGATTAGTCGTTACCCTGCTCAATGTTCATCGACCTCGCGATCGCTCTCACTACGAACGCTTCCAAAGCTGGCACAACAGCTTCTACAGAGCAGTCGAGGCCACCAGTGTCACTCCCTTTTCGCCTCGTGCCTTAGACCGGGGGTTAGCAGGGATTGTTGTTGGGCTCACTCGCTTGAGTATTCCAGCAATGACCCCGGCGCTGGGAGCCGCAAACATCAATAGTCAGGAAGATGGAATCAAGGCAGTCGTGGAGGCGATCGCCTGTCGCGCTGAGAGTTACAGCCCGGACCTAGATGCTGCCGCAACGAGCAAGCTACGGCAGCAGGTCAGAGCACAGGTACTAGATCTAATCGACACCTGGAGACAAATTGCGAATCGAGATAAGCAGCTGCAATACCAGAAGGAAGCCGATCTCGCTCCTCCGCTACTACTAGACGCACTCAGCCCAGATGCTGACAAAGAGCCCCGCGAACGTCAAAAGTTCAAGGCTTACCGTAGCTTGCGCGATGTCGAAGCAACCGTCAATCTTTGGGTACGCGAGCCCTATGGACTGGATATGGAGGACGAAAACCGATGAGCAATAAGAAAAGCCAGCCTAAACCCAGTGGCGAATTGCGGCAGAGCCAAGTGCTAACCACCTTCGGTCCTGGCTCAATGGTCGATTTACCGACCCACTCTGTCGTCATTGCGGGATTGACCTACTGGAAAGGCGATCGCCAAACTATTTGGGAGGATCGGCTCCGCTACAAAGTCGCCAAAAGCCTGGACATCGATCCTCAGACAATCCAACTCTGCACACCACCTCAACAATCTAGCGATCCCCGAGCTGCCCTCAGTGGCATTGATGCCTTTGTCTTCCCCACTTGGTTTCTGGGACAAGTAGACAGAACCTATCAACACAAGGATGGCAAAGTTTACCGAACTCGACCGCTAGTGAGGTGGAGCGCAGTCAGAAGCGGGTTCAAGCATGAAGGCAGAAAAACTCAAGCAGTCCCTGTCCGCTTCGTCCAGGCTTGTACCAATGGTCATCTCAGCGATATCGATTGGTACGCCTTTGCTCACAATGATTTCAATACCCGCTGCTGCAAACCACTTTGGTTAGATGAGGGCGGCTCCGGCAACGACTTCGAAGAAATTTTCGTTCGCTGTGAATGTGGCAAGCGGCGTCCTCTTTCCAACGCCAAACTAAAAGATTCCAAAGTACTGGGTAAGTGTCAGGGACTTCGCCCTTGGTTAGGTCCCCGTGGTCAAGAGTCTTGCACTACACACAAAATCAATAGCAATGGTGACACTACAGAGCAACCTGAATACAATCGTTTGCTCGTGCGCTCTGCCAGCAATACCTACTTCAGCCAAACCCTTAGCGTCATTTCCATGCCCGACCAGGCGGCTGAGCTGAAGAAGGCAGTCGATTGCTTCTATGAGGAAGATTTACAGTTTGCTGAAGACTTGGCAGATATTCAAAAAGAATTCAAGAAGCCGAAGTTTGCTGAACTGGCCAACTTTGGAGCAGAGGTTGTCTGGACAGAAGTGAAGCGGCGTAAAAGTGGGTTAACGATTCCAGACAAAAGTATTAAGCAAGTAGAACTGGAGGCACTACTCGCCTGCCCTGACGAAATGGGCAAAGAAGTTCCAACGGCAGATCAGGATTTTCAGGGATATGCTCGTCGTTTGGATACGCTAGATGCGAAATGGCGATCGGCCATCGATCGGGTCGTGCTGGTGCATCGTTTACGGGAAGTTACGGCGTTGATTGGCTTTACCCGCTTTGAGGCTGCCATGCCGAATATTGAGGGTGAGATTGATGACTTAGCGATCAATGTTCGTAGGGCCAAGCTAGACTTCGAACCCAAGTGGGTGCCTGCGATCGAAAACTTGGGTGAAGGTGTTTTCATCAGCATCTCGAGAGACGCAATCCGCAAATGGTTGGAACGCCCGGAGGTTAAAGCCCGGGAAAAGAAGCTTGAGCAGGGATTTTACAAATGGCTCGACACGAGGGGCATTCCCCGCGACAGGACAAAGTTTCCCGGCACACCATACATCATGCTGCACTCTCTTTCTCACTTACTCATCACAGCCGTGTCTCTCGATTGCGGCTATGCCTCCAGCGCCATCCGCGAGCGGATTTATGCCTTTGATGATATTGGCTACGGTATTCTGCTCCACACGGGCACTTCAGGCTCAGAAGGGACTCTAGGTGGCTTGGTTGAGGTCGGTAGGCGGATTGAAGAACACCTCGGCAGAGCCTTAGAGTACGGTCGGCTATGCTCCAATGACCCCGTATGCGCCCAGCACCAACCGGATGACGCACAGGAGGATCGTTTACTGCACGGAGCGGCCTGTCACGGGTGCTTACTCATTGCCGAGACTTCCTGCGAACGCCGGAATGAAATGCTGGATCGCGCATTAGTCGTGAACACCGTAGCAGGACTGGGAACAGAATTTTTCCCAGATATTGTCTCATGATGTCTCCGTTGATGAAATTGAGCCGTCCTGCTCTGGTTGGTCTGGCTTCCGCCCTGGAAACCGAGCGGTTCAGCTTCCCAATTTATCCATTCGCTCTGGCAAGCTATGTACCAGAGCAACTGACAGGGGCGATCGCGTCTGAGCTCAATCAGCTACAGCAGGAGGGCATGAGCCCAGTGCATATGGCCTATATGCTAGAACTACTGGCACAGGAGCGCGCGATCACCCACCAAAAACAAGACCAAATCGATCTAGTCTGGACAGGCCCTGAACTTTCTGGGAGCGAGAGCCGCGATACAGCGGTAGTTGTGCAAGAGCTTTTCAGCAGCGCACAACACAGCGTCTTAGTTTCCAGTTTTGCAATTGATCAAGGCAACAAAGGGCGCAAGCTGTTTCATCCCCTGGTGAGACAGATGGACTTAAATCCCAACCTAAGCGTCCGCCTATTTCTAAACATCAAGCAAAATTATAGAAACGCAAAACCTGCCTCTATCCTGCTAGAAGAGTTCTCTCATAATTTTCGTCAGCATGTTTGGTCAGGGTGTCAACTACCAGAAATTTTCTATGATCCCCGATCGCTAGAATTATCGACCCAGACAAACGCCTGTCTACATGCAAAGTGCATCATCATTGATGAAGAGAAAGCCTTTATTACATCTGCAAATTTCACAGAAGCAGCCCATCAACGCAACATTGAGGCAGGAGTTTTAGTGCGTGATCAAATTACTGCAAGAGCAATCTTGTCACAATTCGAGATGCTAGTCACTCAAGGCATTCTCTATCGAGTTCCAGGATTCTAGACCTTATCAATAAGATTTAAATTAGACAATATTTAACATCTCGAACTTGATATTTTCTCAAAATCATTTTTCAGAAATTCATGTTTACTCAGCACTCAACCGTTTCTACTACCAACCTTCGTGAATCAGTTCATTAAAAAGTCAGCCATCGAAGGCTTCTGAGCTAAAAGCAGAAAGGCGATGGAACCTTGAAATTCATATCAAGCAAGACTTTGAGCCAGCATAACAACACCACAAAAGCATTGATTCAAAAATCACTCTTTGGAAGGAAGACACATAAAACATCCATCTTTTTGCAGATGCTTTTATGGACATAAATGTTAGCCTTCTAAGATTTCGAGAATGAAATATTAATCTACTTTAATTTCTATTGATTTTATTCTCAGCTTTTTATGATTGCGATCGCCAATGTCCCGAAACGCGGTATTACTTTGTTAGAGAATTTCAAACTTAATACACCATCGTGACTGTCTTCACGCGGATTAAGCAACGGCTTGTCTCCTTTGCAACATCCTTTCGGCGATCGCGATCGCCTCGATTGGCGATCGCTGCCTTTTTGGTAGGACTCAGCATTACATTCGCCAGTTGGGTTTTGGCCCAGCAGCCCGTCACCGTGACGGTGCTGCTCCAAACCCTGGAGGCCTCTCAGTGGAGTTCTCTGATTGAGGACTTTGAGGCTGAAAACCCCAATATTCGCATCAGCATCATCGAAGGACCCAACGCAACGGACGCCATTTCCGATCTCTATACCTCGTCATTTCTCTTAGGAGATTCTCCCTATGACCTGGTTTATATGGATATTGTCTGGGTGCCCAAGTATGCCGCTGCGGGATGGCTTTTGCCCCTCTCCGACCGCGTCACAGACGAAGATCTCAATGACTATCTGGAAGCCGATCTCGAGGGGGGACGCTACGATGGCGAGCTCTACCGCATCCCGTTTCGGACCGATGCTGGGATGCTCTACTATCGGCGCGATCTCTTAGAAGAGGCGGGCTTTGAGCCGCCAGAGACCTTTGATGATTTGATGCGTATCTCCAAAGCGCTCCAAAACGCTGGAGAGGCAACCTGGGGATTTGTCTGGCAGGGCAATCAGTACGAGGGATTGGTTGCTGACTATGTCGAGATCCTAGAAGGATATGGCGGGTTCTGGATTGATCCGGATACTCGAGAAATAGGCCTCGATCAGCCTGCGGCGATCGCCTCTGTCGAGTTTCTGCTCAGCACCATTCGCGAAGGCATTTCTCCCCCCGGCGTCACCACCTACCAAGAAGAAGAGACCCTCCGTCTTTTCCAAAATGGCTCGACGGTCTTCCTACGAAACTGGCCCTACGTCTGGCCAGAAGTCAACCGAGAAGACTCACCCATTGCGGGCAAAGTCGCCCTCAAAGCCATGGTCCACGCTCCGGGCGAGAACAGCGGGGCCTGCAAGGGAGGCTGGGGCTTTGGCATTGCCAAGTCCAGTCGCCACCCCGACGAAGCTTGGAAAGTCGTCGAGTTTTTCAGCCGAGCAGAGTCGCAAAAACAGTTTGTGCTAGAGAACGGCTATGTTCCCAGCCGCAAATCTCTCTTTCGAGATGCGGATATCTTGGCGAAATATAGCTATTACGACGAGCTAATCGATGTTGTCGAGCAGTCTGTTTTGCGCCCCCCGATTGGTCAGTATGACCAAGCTTCAGACATTCTTCAGCGCTATCTCAGCTCTGCGCTCACTGGCATCCAGACGCCTGAGCAGGCCATGCGGGCGGCAGCCGCCGAGACGCGCCGACTCTTGAGCTAAGGGGTCTGGGCGATCGCCTTTTTGGGGCGCTTCTCACTTCTCTACTGGTCATATCTACTTTTTGATAACCTCACTTTTGTCAGGCGCATGGTACAGCCCAACAGCACAATTCGATCGCGGGAGAAGATGACCGGCTGGTTCTTGGTGATACCCGCCCTGCTCATCTTGCTGCTCGTCTATGCCTTTCCCATTGGGCGAGCCTTTTGGCTCAGCTTTCTCACCCAGAACCTTGGAACCGAGCTTCAGCCAGAGTTTAACGGCATCGGCAACTATATTCGAATGATCGGGGATGGACGCTTTTGGCAAACCATCCTCAACACCACTGTTTTTACCCTTTCATCGCTGGTCCTGGAGTTGGTGCTAGGAATGGGAGTCGCGCTGATGCTCAACCAAGCCTTTCGCGGGCGGGGCATCGTGCGGACGATCGCCATCATTCCCTGGGCCTTGCCCACCGCCCTGATCGCCCTCACCTGGCGCTGGATCTTCAATGATCAGTATGGAGTTTGGAATGATATTTTGCTTCGCCTCGGGATCATCGACCAAGGCATTAACTGGCTCGGCCAGCCCACCACGGCCATGATGGCAGTGATCGCCGCCGACGTTTGGAAAACCACATCCTTTGTGAGCATTTTGCTCCTAGCGGGTCTCCAGTCGATCCCCGAAGATCTCTACGAAGCCCACTCCATTGACGGCGCGTCCACGTGGCAGAGTTTCCGGCAGATTACCCTGCCGCTGCTGCTGCCCCAGATTCTGATCGCTACGCTGTTTCGCTTTGCCCAGGCCTTTGGCATCTTCGACCTCGTGCAGGTGATGACCGGGGGAGGTCCAGCGGGTTCGACAGAGATGGTTTCGCTGTATATCTACTCCACCGTGATGCGCTATCTCGACTTTGGCTATGGGGCCGCGCTGGTGGTCGTTACCTTCTTGATCTTGCTAGGCGTGGTGCTGCTGGCCAACTATCTTCTGTCCCGAGCCCGCAACGTCACTGGTGTAGAGTAGCGCAGAAAAAATCATGACAACGACTCATCAACCCACCCCTACTCAAACCGAGAATCCCTACGAAAAGCGCCAGCGCATTCGCAATATCGCGATCGCCCTTGGCGTGTTTTTGACCGTGGTGATCAGCCTTGCCCCCATCCTGTGGCAGGTGCTGACGTCGATCAAGGTCAACGCGGATATCTCTGCTGTCCCCAATGTCTATATTCCCAGTCGCTATACCCTCGAGCACTATATTTTGCTGTTTGAGCGGCGGCCTTTCCTGCGCTATATCTTCAACAGCGCTTTTGTCGCCATTGTCTCTACGGTGCTTGCTTTGGGACTGGGTGCTCCCGCTGCCTACGCTCTGGCGCGTATGCGGATCCCGGGAGAGCGCATCATTTTGGGAATTATTTTAATTGTCGTTTTGTTCCCTTATATTTTGCTGTTCTTGGGTCTGCTGCAAGTGGTGCAGGCCTTGGGCATCGGCAACAACTATCTGGTGCTGATCGTGCCCTACACCGCCATTAACCTGCCCTTGACCATTCTCACCCTGCGCAGCTTCTTTCTTCAGTTGCCCAAAGATCTCGAAGATGCAGCCAAAGTGGACGGCTACAGCACCCTGGGCATGCTGCTGAAAATCGTGCTGCCCATGACCCTCCCCGCGCTGGTCACCACAGGCATTTTGGCCTTTATCTTTGCCTGGAATGAGTATATTTTCGCGCTGACCTTCGTGACGCGAGAGTCTCTCAAAACGATCCCCGTTGCAGCGGCCCAGCTCAGCGGCGCGACGCTATTCAGCATTCCCTACGGTCCCCTGGCCGCCGCGACGTCTCTGGGAACCTTTCCGTTGATTATTCTGGTGCTGATCTTCCAGCGCAAGATCGTTCAGGGTCTCACCTCCGGCGCGGTTAAGGGATAGCGGTGGACGATGGCGAACTTGTTCGCCTATCTTTGACCGACTCAAGCAAAGATACCTGTTGAGATATCCCGCTGAGTTTATCCTTCCGCCCCCTCAGGAGAGTCGTTCATGGCTGAGATTACCGATCCAGAAGGCGAGCACCGCAGAATACACTGGGCCGCTGAGCAAACTGACGTGGCGACATTGATCAACGCCTACAGAGGCTGGTATCACTGGGCAGATGCCAAGGAATGGGCCTCAGGCGCTGCTTTTTTGCGCAGACTTAGTCAAGTAGGCGCTGGCAGTCCGGAGGCGATCGCCCTTTTTATCGAGCAGATGAATTTCCACGCCCAGAGCCGAACTAAATCAGGGAAATATATTTACAGCGCCGCGAAGGATGCCCTGAAAGCGCTGGCTGAGCAGGGAGATCCCTCGGCGATCGCCGCTTGGGAGGAGATGCAATCTTCCAGCGAGAAACCCTAGGTAGACATTCTCTAACTGGGCTTAGGGCGATCGCCCCATTTCTCAAAGAAAATCCCTCGAAGAGATCTCTTCGAGGGATTTGATGGCTGTCGAAACGGTTGTAAGGAAACTTTGTGTGAGGTCTCTCCGTAAGGGAAGGGAACGCTAGAA
This genomic stretch from Geitlerinema sp. PCC 7407 harbors:
- the drmB gene encoding DUF1998 domain-containing protein — encoded protein: MSNKKSQPKPSGELRQSQVLTTFGPGSMVDLPTHSVVIAGLTYWKGDRQTIWEDRLRYKVAKSLDIDPQTIQLCTPPQQSSDPRAALSGIDAFVFPTWFLGQVDRTYQHKDGKVYRTRPLVRWSAVRSGFKHEGRKTQAVPVRFVQACTNGHLSDIDWYAFAHNDFNTRCCKPLWLDEGGSGNDFEEIFVRCECGKRRPLSNAKLKDSKVLGKCQGLRPWLGPRGQESCTTHKINSNGDTTEQPEYNRLLVRSASNTYFSQTLSVISMPDQAAELKKAVDCFYEEDLQFAEDLADIQKEFKKPKFAELANFGAEVVWTEVKRRKSGLTIPDKSIKQVELEALLACPDEMGKEVPTADQDFQGYARRLDTLDAKWRSAIDRVVLVHRLREVTALIGFTRFEAAMPNIEGEIDDLAINVRRAKLDFEPKWVPAIENLGEGVFISISRDAIRKWLERPEVKAREKKLEQGFYKWLDTRGIPRDRTKFPGTPYIMLHSLSHLLITAVSLDCGYASSAIRERIYAFDDIGYGILLHTGTSGSEGTLGGLVEVGRRIEEHLGRALEYGRLCSNDPVCAQHQPDDAQEDRLLHGAACHGCLLIAETSCERRNEMLDRALVVNTVAGLGTEFFPDIVS
- the drmC gene encoding DISARM system phospholipase D-like protein DrmC, which gives rise to MMSPLMKLSRPALVGLASALETERFSFPIYPFALASYVPEQLTGAIASELNQLQQEGMSPVHMAYMLELLAQERAITHQKQDQIDLVWTGPELSGSESRDTAVVVQELFSSAQHSVLVSSFAIDQGNKGRKLFHPLVRQMDLNPNLSVRLFLNIKQNYRNAKPASILLEEFSHNFRQHVWSGCQLPEIFYDPRSLELSTQTNACLHAKCIIIDEEKAFITSANFTEAAHQRNIEAGVLVRDQITARAILSQFEMLVTQGILYRVPGF
- a CDS encoding ABC transporter substrate-binding protein, translating into MTVFTRIKQRLVSFATSFRRSRSPRLAIAAFLVGLSITFASWVLAQQPVTVTVLLQTLEASQWSSLIEDFEAENPNIRISIIEGPNATDAISDLYTSSFLLGDSPYDLVYMDIVWVPKYAAAGWLLPLSDRVTDEDLNDYLEADLEGGRYDGELYRIPFRTDAGMLYYRRDLLEEAGFEPPETFDDLMRISKALQNAGEATWGFVWQGNQYEGLVADYVEILEGYGGFWIDPDTREIGLDQPAAIASVEFLLSTIREGISPPGVTTYQEEETLRLFQNGSTVFLRNWPYVWPEVNREDSPIAGKVALKAMVHAPGENSGACKGGWGFGIAKSSRHPDEAWKVVEFFSRAESQKQFVLENGYVPSRKSLFRDADILAKYSYYDELIDVVEQSVLRPPIGQYDQASDILQRYLSSALTGIQTPEQAMRAAAAETRRLLS
- a CDS encoding carbohydrate ABC transporter permease — protein: MVQPNSTIRSREKMTGWFLVIPALLILLLVYAFPIGRAFWLSFLTQNLGTELQPEFNGIGNYIRMIGDGRFWQTILNTTVFTLSSLVLELVLGMGVALMLNQAFRGRGIVRTIAIIPWALPTALIALTWRWIFNDQYGVWNDILLRLGIIDQGINWLGQPTTAMMAVIAADVWKTTSFVSILLLAGLQSIPEDLYEAHSIDGASTWQSFRQITLPLLLPQILIATLFRFAQAFGIFDLVQVMTGGGPAGSTEMVSLYIYSTVMRYLDFGYGAALVVVTFLILLGVVLLANYLLSRARNVTGVE
- a CDS encoding carbohydrate ABC transporter permease; its protein translation is MTTTHQPTPTQTENPYEKRQRIRNIAIALGVFLTVVISLAPILWQVLTSIKVNADISAVPNVYIPSRYTLEHYILLFERRPFLRYIFNSAFVAIVSTVLALGLGAPAAYALARMRIPGERIILGIILIVVLFPYILLFLGLLQVVQALGIGNNYLVLIVPYTAINLPLTILTLRSFFLQLPKDLEDAAKVDGYSTLGMLLKIVLPMTLPALVTTGILAFIFAWNEYIFALTFVTRESLKTIPVAAAQLSGATLFSIPYGPLAAATSLGTFPLIILVLIFQRKIVQGLTSGAVKG